A genomic stretch from Spirochaeta cellobiosiphila DSM 17781 includes:
- a CDS encoding SH3 domain-containing protein produces the protein MRSFILLLLLLLSTSLCFTQELHYIVKHHSNDSPSLHVGEKVTFEIGSFVASFSQSYDKTVEIRLTSGNKARVSVDDLSLVNNSEKLPPRITSAFWIASYYIPMLNYKEYWQIKDLLFRKEIGWHTWEEKVDRNVEDAQSYLEDHPWYKGFTTLYIFFNELTIIGSSTPYKETSNIFIDDLKSKYNKYTYKISGISNGSSNYDSDFQPCYLSLYNHPTPYDLIFVQDGDYLDMYIDSVNEDNHIFTYARGTKEMAQEIEHFVSREAYDPSKIIWPRHADGTSDYDRDIILNHTTGYSYLTLQNCNLLESPTLNSKAITELNKDEVLTIIQQGKEELIEGVQSHWLKVITDDNEQGWVYGGNVSLNDAVSKTEQEQYKKEHDDLVKLTSKIEKQIERETKKKQLIKNIHSKFND, from the coding sequence ATGAGATCTTTCATATTATTACTATTATTGTTACTAAGTACATCACTATGTTTTACACAAGAACTGCACTATATTGTTAAACATCATTCTAATGATTCTCCTTCCCTTCATGTAGGTGAGAAGGTTACATTTGAAATCGGTTCATTTGTCGCTTCATTTTCACAATCATATGATAAAACGGTAGAAATAAGACTAACTTCAGGTAACAAAGCTAGAGTATCTGTCGATGATCTTAGCCTTGTAAATAATTCAGAAAAGCTACCTCCCAGAATTACCTCTGCTTTTTGGATAGCAAGTTATTATATTCCGATGCTGAATTATAAGGAATATTGGCAAATCAAAGATCTATTATTCAGAAAGGAAATAGGTTGGCATACTTGGGAAGAAAAAGTTGACAGGAATGTTGAAGATGCACAGTCTTATTTAGAAGATCATCCATGGTATAAAGGGTTTACAACTTTATATATTTTTTTTAATGAGCTGACTATCATAGGCTCTTCAACCCCTTACAAAGAAACTTCTAATATATTTATTGATGACCTAAAAAGTAAATACAATAAGTACACATACAAAATCTCCGGAATTTCTAATGGCAGTAGTAATTATGATTCTGATTTCCAACCTTGTTATCTAAGTCTTTATAATCACCCCACACCCTATGACCTAATCTTCGTCCAAGACGGCGACTACCTAGACATGTACATAGACTCTGTCAATGAAGACAATCACATCTTCACCTATGCCAGGGGAACTAAAGAAATGGCTCAAGAAATAGAGCATTTCGTATCAAGAGAAGCCTATGATCCCAGTAAAATCATTTGGCCACGTCATGCCGATGGAACCAGTGATTATGACAGGGATATAATCCTTAATCACACAACTGGATACTCTTATTTAACCCTACAGAACTGTAACTTACTAGAATCCCCTACTCTTAACTCTAAAGCCATTACCGAATTAAACAAAGATGAGGTTCTAACTATTATCCAACAAGGAAAGGAAGAACTTATAGAAGGAGTACAATCCCATTGGCTTAAAGTTATTACTGATGATAATGAACAAGGCTGGGTCTATGGTGGAAATGTATCTTTAAATGATGCTGTATCTAAAACAGAACAAGAGCAGTATAAAAAGGAACATGATGATCTTGTCAAATTAACTAGCAAAATTGAAAAGCAAATAGAGAGAGAAACGAAAAAAAAACAACTAATTAAAAATATCCATTCTAAATTTAATGAT